From Carassius gibelio isolate Cgi1373 ecotype wild population from Czech Republic chromosome B21, carGib1.2-hapl.c, whole genome shotgun sequence, the proteins below share one genomic window:
- the rin1a gene encoding ras and Rab interactor 2: protein MQDDPVYDYPEARPVGERRTCSQRGSLRSISVLDRLLLTHPVWLQLSINSATALHILQREPPGTFLVRKSSTSQKKMLCVRLADDSMPSFFKQVVIREEDSAFSLESSAISFPDLCRLIAFYCVSRDVLPFTLELPEAIAKASSHKQLESISHMGVEFWSSHLNVRGPRNEPPATDKLVPPSSSPQDCLTPINPNPTPFQELCPIQTRRPCELDYGCGKGLCFVNPLFLQDYPGRNTMRRRHHFKTSFKVRVSTENSGPTSPPVLPPPPPPLLAKAKCKARLKAAKPMTPPEAVQASEEEFKKTVEEASDYMKPCDSSQKKAKVISTLSPTAEEDDYQIPKALQKALPKVLEQKGQEEDEEEEDDRLVLEQRHAPSLSELDSCSSLSSLDETEESPERPPLIRGTSNPVMPPPRKSMSALRKMSAAFISFFAPEKRVARMVEDLSRDRRMAFGALVQDFLRQQREALKPHCLTSAVQLLQDLRLFINQAKGFLLECGELEPPIETLLTENEKDQALEKAMFRCVLKPLKPQIDAALRTLHKQDGSLQRMMDSLQRAKDASPQKLFGVQVGVPDAQGIEKIKHKLTLMQRAYSPIDKVLLVLQICKLIYKTMKNKSGQEFGADDFLPVLSYVMVLCNMPEVSLEVEYMMELLESSWLTGEGGYYLTSVYASLSLIQSQPEDVPPNGLTNQARASLKEWSRRRSNETTSQKDNKLHQGFIKVLFQDGDSSLVKTLMWKTALNGEAMAQLCAVKFGVDRPEDYSLYWRRDGVLTPLPPNTQIQDLQSMGVSGVPLIYQASSQDERSQKLNRGSAVDLTEAAS, encoded by the exons ATGCAGGACGACCCGGTCTACGACTATCCTGAAGCTCGGCCCGTGGGGGAGAGACGGACATGTTCACAGAGAGGATCCCTGAGGAGCATCAGTGTACTGGACCGGCTCTTGTTGACGCACCCTGTGTGGCTCCAGCTCTCCATTAACTCGGCTACAGCTCTACACATCCTTCAGCGTGAGCCCCCCGGG ACCTTCCTGGTGCGTAAGTCCAGTACATCGCAGAAAAAAATGTTGTGTGTCCGGCTGGCAGACGACAGCATGCCGTCCTTCTTCAAACAGGTCGTCATCCGAGAAGAAGACTCAG CCTTCTCTTTGGAAAGCTCTGCTATTAGTTTCCCAGACCTGTGCAGACTCATTGCCTTCTACTGTGTTAGTCG GGACGTTCTTCCTTTCACTCTGGAGCTGCCTGAAGCTATTGCCAAGGCTTCTTCACACAAACAGTTGGAGTCCATCTCTCATATGGGTGTGG AGTTCTGGAGTTCCCACTTAAATGTTCGGGGCCCTCGTAATGAACCTCCAGCCACTGACAAACTCGTTCCTCCAAGTTCAAGCCCACAAGACTGCTTAACGCCCATCAATCCGAACCCCACCCCGTTCCAGGAGCTTTGTCCGATCCAAACACGGAGACCCTGTGAACTAGATTACGGGTGTGGCAAAGGTTTATGTTTTGTCAATCCTCTTTTCCTACAAGACTACCCAGGTCGCAACACCATGCGCAGGCGTCATCATTTCAAAACCAGCTTCAAGGTGCGTGTCTCCACTGAAAATTCGGGCCCCACGTCACCCCCTGTCCTCCCACCACCTCCCCCGCCATTACTGGCTAAAGCCAAATGCAAAGCCAGATTGAAAGCTGCAAAGCCGATGACCCCACCTGAAGCAGTTCAGGCCAGTGAGGAAGAATTCAAAAAGACTGTGGAGGAAGCCTCCGACTACATGAAACCTTGTGATTCATCACAGAAGAAAGCCAAGGTCATCTCTACTCTTTCTCCCACCGCTGAAGAAGATGACTATCAGATACCTAAAGCTCTTCAGAAG GCTTTGCCAAAAGTCCTGGAGCAGAAAGGACAGGAagaagatgaggaggaagaggacgatAGACTTGTGCTGGAACAGCGACATGCTCCGTCTCTCAGTGAGCTGGACAGCTGCAGTTCCCTCAGCAGCCTCGACGAGACGGAGGAGAGTCCCGAACGTCCTCCCCTCATACGAGGCACTAGCAACCCCGTCATGCCACCTCCCAGGAAGTCCATGTCTGCTCTGCGCAAAATGAGCGCCGCCTTCATATCCTTTTTCGCCCCAGAGAAGCGAGTGGCGCGGATGGTGGAGGACCTGTCTCGTGACCGTCGCATGGCATTTGGTGCTCTGGTTCAGGACTTCCTGAGGCAGCAGAGAGAGGCGCTGAAGCCCCACTGCTTGACCTCCGCTGTACAGCTGCTGCAGGATTTGCGTCTCTTCATCAATCAGGCCAAAGGTTTCCTTCTGGAATGTGGAGAGCTGGAACCTCCAATAGAAACTCTTCTGACCGAGAATGAAAAAG ACCAAGCACTGGAGAAGGCCATGTTCCGCTGTGTGCTGAAACCTCTGAAGCCTCAGATTGATGCGGCTCTTCGGACCCTGCACAAACAAGATGGTTCCTTACAAAGAATGATGGACAGCTTGCAAAGAGCCAAAGACGCCTCGCCACAGAAGCTCTTTGGGGTGCAGGTGGGCGTTCCGGATGCCCAGGGTATTGAGAAAATTAAGCACAAGCTGACTCTAATGCAGCGGGCGTACTCACCCATTGACAAAGTGCTGCTGGTCTTGCAGATCTGCAAACTCATTTACAAAACCATGAAAAACAAATCAG GGCAGGAATTTGGTGCAGATGACTTCCTCCCTGTTCTCTCATATGTGATGGTGCTGTGCAATATGCCAGAGGTTTCTCTGGAAGTGGAGTATATGATGGAGCTTTTGGAAAGCTCTTGGCTTACAGGAGAAG GGGGTTACTATCTGACAAGTGTCTATGCCAGTCTGAGTCTGATTCAAAGTCAGCCGGAGGATGTGCCACCCAACGGCCTTACAAACCAGGCCAGAGCGTCTCTGAAAGAATGGAGCCGGCGTCGGAGCAACGAAACCACAAGTCAGAAAGACAACAAACTGCACCAG GGGTTTATAAAGGTGCTGTTTCAAGATGGTGACAGTAGCTTAGTAAAAACTCTGATGTGGAAGACTGCGCTCAATGGTGAGGCTATGGCTCAGCTCTGTGCTGTGAAGTTTGGAGTGGACCGGCCGGAGGATTACAGCCTGTACTGGAGGAGAGACGGGGTGTTAACGCCTCTCCCGCCTAACACCCAGATTCAAGACCTGCAGAGCATGGGTGTGAGTGGGGTTCCTCTTATTTACCAGGCGTCCAGTCAGGATGAAAGGTCCCAGAAGCTGAACAGAGGGAGCGCGGTGGATCTGACAGAGGCGGCTTCATAA
- the LOC127985461 gene encoding dipeptidyl peptidase 3-like → MVDSQYYLPNDIGISALDCREAFKLLSPKEQLYAHYLSRASWYGGLIVLIQTSPESANIYVLLQKMFRAQAPQQLETAATAAGLSAEEYQAFLVYAAGLYANMGNYKSFGDTKFIPNLPKEKFKALVWESLAFKQSPGDMERLWGCCCESLYSLEDKQKQLGLGEKGISAYFSGNCCLEDAEFAQKFLDSKNLSAYNTRLFKTEIDGKRCYEVRLASAEKDNCAVEGKSEVCCGKHEFEDGVFSVKKGDYAFLMEKVCQNLEKAKDYAGNDNQKRMLEEYIRSFSCGSVEAHKEGSRYWIKDKGPIVESYIGFIESYRDPFGSRGEFEGFVAVVNKAMSARFAQLVSSAEVLLPELPWPPAFEKDRFLKPDFTSLDVLTFAGSGIPAGINIPNYDDIRQTEGFKNVSLGNVLAVAYATQKDKLTFLEESDKDLYIKWKGPSFEVQVGLHELLGHGSGKLFVQDDKGKFNFDQSAVRNPETGEPISSWYKGSETWDSKFSTIASSYEECRAECVGLYLCLNKQVLSIFGHEGEEAEEVVYVNWLNMVRAGLLGLEFYTSESKSWRQAHMQARFVILRVLLEAGEGLVGLKECTGADGRPDAVITLDRSKIHTVGKSAIQRFLCKLQLHKSTADVEGGRALYEGYSAVTADGTHNFLRLRETVLLRKEARKMFVQANTYIKDDAVDLVEYEGSAAGLIQSFVERFQDDAEKVEAELLEMSCVDSACWC, encoded by the exons ATGGTGGATTCTCAGTATTACCTCCCAAATGACATTGGGATCTCTGCTCTGGACTGCCGGGAAGCTTTCAAGCTCTTGTCTCCCAAAGAGCAACTGTATGCACACTACCTCTCTCGGGCGTCCTGGTACGGTGGCCTGATCGTGCTGATCCAGACGTCTCCCGAGTCTGCCAACATCTACGTACTGCTGCAAAAAATGTTCCGTGCTCAGGCGCCACAGCAGCTGGAGACAGCAGCGACTGCAGCTGGACTGAGCGCAGAGGAGTATCAG GCCTTTCTCGTATATGCTGCTGGGCTTTATGCAAACATGGGGAACTACAAGTCATTCGGGGACACCAAATTCATCCCCAACCTACCAAAG GAGAAGTTCAAGGCTCTGGTGTGGGAGAGTCTGGCCTTTAAACAGAGCCCCGGTGACATGGAGAGACTGTGGGGCTGCTGCTGTGAGTCCCTCTACTCCCTGGAAGACAAGCAGAAACAGCTCGGCCTGGGTGAGAAg GGGATCTCGGCATACTTCTCAGGGAACTGCTGCTTAGAAGACGCAGAGTTTGCCCAGAAATTTCTGGACTCCAAG AACCTGAGTGCCTACAACACCCGTCTGTTCAAGACTGAAATCGATGGGAAACGGTGCTATGAGGTGCGTTTAGCGTCTGCCGAGAAGG ATAACTGTGCTGTTGAGGGAAAGAGTGAAGTTTGTTGTGGCAAACATGAATTTGAGGATGGTGTGTTCTCTGTTAAGAAAGGCGATTATGCCTTTCTTATGGAGAAAGTGTGTCAGAACTTGGAAAAAGCCAAG GATTATGCAGGGAATGACAACCAGAAGAGGATGCTGGAGGAGTACATCCGCAGTTtctcctgtggctcagtggaagCCCATAAAGAAGGCTCCCGCTATTGGATCAAAGACAAAGGACCTATTGTGGAGAG tTACATTGGTTTTATTGAGAGCTACAGAGATCCATTTGGCTCAAGGGGTGAATTTGAAG GTTTTGTTGCTGTGGTGAACAAGGCCATGAGCGCTCGCTTTGCTCAGTTGGTGAGCTCGGCTGAAGTCTTACTACCAGAGCTGCCTTGGCCTCCAGCGTTTGAGAAGGACCGCTTCCTCAAGCCAGACTTCACCTCTCTGGATGTCCTCACCTTCGCCGGCAGCGGCATCCCTGCAGGAATCAACATTCCAAACT ATGacgacatcagacagacagaaggtTTCAAGAACGTGTCCCTTGGCAATGTGCTGGCAGTTGCATATGCCACACAGAAAGACAAGCTCACCTTCCTTGAGGAGAGTGACAAA GACCTGTACATCAAATGGAAGGGTCCTTCGTTTGAGGTACAGGTGGGACTCCACGAGCTGCTGGGTCATGGCAGCGGGAAGCTCTTTGTTCAG GATGATAAGGGAAAATTCAACTTCGATCAATCTGCTGTTCGGAATCCAGAAACAGGAGAACCG ATCTCGAGCTGGTACAAGGGTAGCGAGACGTGGGACAGCAAGTTCTCCACCATTGCCTCGTCTTATGAGGAGTGTCGAGCCGAGTGTGTAGGTCTCTACCTGTGTCTCAACAAGCAGGTGCTCAG TATTTTCGGGCATGAAGGGGAGGAAGCAGAGGAGGTTGTGTATGTGAACTGGCTGAACATGGTGCGTGCCGGCCTGCTGGGGCTGGAGTTCTACACGTCAGAGAGCAAGAGCTGGAGACAG GCACACATGCAGGCCCGGTTTGTGATTTTGCGGGTTCTGCTGGAGGCTGGAGAGGGACTGGTTGGTCTGAAGGAGTGTACGGGGGCAGACGGACGGCCAGATGCGGTCATAACACTCGACCGCAGCAAGATACACACAGTGGGAAAGAGCGCCATCCAGAGGTTCCTCTGTAAACTGCAG CTGCACAAGTCCACAGCTGACGTGGAGGGAGGAAGGGCTTTGTATGAAGGCTACTCTGCGGTGACCGCTGACGGCACCCACAATTTCCTGCGCCTCAGAGAGACGGTTCTGCTCCGTAAGGAAGCTCGCAAGATGTTTGTCCAAGCTAACACCTACATCAAAG ATGACGCTGTGGACCTGGTTGAGTATGAAGGCAGCGCTGCAGGACTCATCCAATCCTTCGTCGAACGCTTCCAAGACGATGCCGAGAAGGTAGAGGCCGAGCTGCTGGAAATGAGCTGCGTGGACTCGGCCTGCTGGTGCTGA